Proteins from one Rosa chinensis cultivar Old Blush chromosome 7, RchiOBHm-V2, whole genome shotgun sequence genomic window:
- the LOC112177126 gene encoding ubiquitin fusion degradation protein 1 homolog — MPPSALSVLLSLPSSNPMLFQLRNPNAAERELVSHCGVLEFTALEDTIYMPSWKMKSLDLEEGELVQVKNVTLPKGKFVKLQPHTKNFLDIANPRAMLETTLRSFTCFTTGDTIKLPYNGKEYYVDIVETKPGKAISIVDTDCEVDFAPPRDYKEPEMPVAAASSPTNKAALVAADQIEEPKFNPFTGAGRRLDGKPLSAAPVSSSSLVAAANNGKGNAQPSNTGSSSQGTSRRAQGKLVFGSNAANRTTTPKETEKEASKEQAKPEKKEDPKFQPFTGKRYSLKG; from the coding sequence ATGCCACCCTCAGCCCTCAGTGTCCTTTTGTCTCTGCCCAGCAGTAACCCGATGCTCTTCCAGCTACGAAACCCGAATGCTGCCGAGAGAGAGTTGGTTTCACACTGTGGGGTTTTGGAGTTCACTGCATTAGAAGACACCATTTATATGCCTTCCTGGAAGATGAAGAGCCTGGACTTGGAAGAGGGAGAACTTGTTCAAGTCAAGAATGTGACTCTTCCAAAAGGCAAATTCGTTAAATTGCAACCCCACACCAAAAACTTCTTGGACATTGCAAATCCGAGAGCTATGTTGGAGACAACACTGAGGAGTTTTACATGTTTCACAACTGGTGATACTATCAAGCTGCCTTATAATGGCAAGGAGTACTATGTGGATATCGTAGAAACAAAGCCTGGTAAGGCCATAAGTATCGTTGACACAGACTGTGAGGTTGACTTTGCCCCTCCTCGTGACTATAAGGAACCCGAGATGCCTGTTGCTGCAGCTTCTTCTCCGACAAACAAGGCGGCATTGGTGGCAGCTGATCAGATTGAAGAACCTAAATTCAACCCTTTTACCGGAGCTGGAAGGCGTTTGGATGGAAAACCTTTGTCCGCTGCCCcagtttcttcttcctcattaGTTGCAGCAGCCAATAATGGTAAGGGAAATGCACAGCCATCGAATACAGGATCCAGCTCACAAGGGACCAGTCGTCGGGCTCAGGGGAAGCTTGTTTTCGGATCAAATGCTGCCAACCGTACTACTACTCCAAAGGAAACAGAAAAGGAAGCTTCAAAAGAGCAGGCTAagccagaaaagaaagaagatccAAAGTTCCAGCCCTTTACAGGGAAAAGGTACTCATTAAAGGGTTGA
- the LOC112177127 gene encoding protein LOW PSII ACCUMULATION 3, chloroplastic isoform X1 yields the protein MPISDAGTASRVPFAIPSLPSRQLQVATACKYLPLNSYGNLSTPKWAASHFSRNLKLVASSASGDDTSVALDVSIPRDYDELLEQASKATQLALKDNKQLMEIEFPTAGLDSVPGDGEGGIEMTGSIQLIREFCDILISPERAMRTRIFFPEANEVEFARKSAFEGASFKLDYLTKPSFFEDFGFTEKVKMTDRVKPEDELFLAAYPYFNVSEMLVVEELYREAVVNTSRKLIIFNGELDRIRSGYYPSFFYPKLAALLKTLFPSMETVYYIHNFKGRSGGTLFRCYPGPWKVFRKVRNRYICLHQQEAMPSLKEVALEILPSA from the exons ATGCCCATCTCCGACGCCGGAACTGCTTCCAGGGTTCCGTTTGCTATTCCTTCTCTTCCAAGTCGCCAG CTGCAGGTTGCAACTGCCTGCAAATATTTGCCATTGAATTCTTATGGGAATTTGAGTACCCCCAAATGGGCTGCATCTCATTTTTCAAGAAATCTCAAACTTGTGGCAAGTTCGGCTTCCGGGGACGACACTTCGGTTGCCCTTGATGTGTCAATTCCTAGGGACTATGATGAACTCCTTGAACAA GCCAGTAAAGCAACTCAATTGGCTTTGAAGGATAACAAACAGTTGATG GAGATAGAGTTTCCTACTGCTGGACTTGACTCCGTACCAG GGGATGGTGAAGGAGGAATAGAAATGACTGGAAGTATACAGCTCATTCGAGAATTTTGTGACATCTTAATATCTCCAGAGAGAGCCATGCGGACCAGAATa TTTTTTCCTGAGGCCAATGAAGTTGAATTTGCAAGAAAATCAGCATTCGAAGGAGCGTCCTTCAAGTTGGACTATCTGACTAAGCCAtcatttttcgaggattttggTTTTACTGAGAAAGTGAAAATGACGGACCGTGTGAAGCCAGAAGATGAACTATTCTTGGCTGCATATCCATATTTTAATGTCTCCG AAATGCTTGTAGTCGAAGAGCTGTACAGAGAAGCTGTTGTGAACACTTCGAGAAAGCTAATTATTTTCAACGGAGAACTTGACCGAATAAGATCTGGGT attATCCATCTTTCTTCTACCCAAAGCTCGCTGCACTTTTGAAGACCCTGTTTCCAAGTATGGAGACTGTATACTACATTCACAATTTTAAAGGACGCTCTGGAGGGACTCTTTTCAG GTGCTACCCAGGTCCATGGAAAGTCTTCAGAAAAGTGAGGAATAGATACATTTGTTTGCATCAGCAGGAAGCTATGCCATCTCTCAAAGAAGTTGCCTTGGAAATTCTTCCATCGGCTTAA
- the LOC112177127 gene encoding protein LOW PSII ACCUMULATION 3, chloroplastic isoform X2 produces MPISDAGTASRVPFAIPSLPSRQVATACKYLPLNSYGNLSTPKWAASHFSRNLKLVASSASGDDTSVALDVSIPRDYDELLEQASKATQLALKDNKQLMEIEFPTAGLDSVPGDGEGGIEMTGSIQLIREFCDILISPERAMRTRIFFPEANEVEFARKSAFEGASFKLDYLTKPSFFEDFGFTEKVKMTDRVKPEDELFLAAYPYFNVSEMLVVEELYREAVVNTSRKLIIFNGELDRIRSGYYPSFFYPKLAALLKTLFPSMETVYYIHNFKGRSGGTLFRCYPGPWKVFRKVRNRYICLHQQEAMPSLKEVALEILPSA; encoded by the exons ATGCCCATCTCCGACGCCGGAACTGCTTCCAGGGTTCCGTTTGCTATTCCTTCTCTTCCAAGTCGCCAG GTTGCAACTGCCTGCAAATATTTGCCATTGAATTCTTATGGGAATTTGAGTACCCCCAAATGGGCTGCATCTCATTTTTCAAGAAATCTCAAACTTGTGGCAAGTTCGGCTTCCGGGGACGACACTTCGGTTGCCCTTGATGTGTCAATTCCTAGGGACTATGATGAACTCCTTGAACAA GCCAGTAAAGCAACTCAATTGGCTTTGAAGGATAACAAACAGTTGATG GAGATAGAGTTTCCTACTGCTGGACTTGACTCCGTACCAG GGGATGGTGAAGGAGGAATAGAAATGACTGGAAGTATACAGCTCATTCGAGAATTTTGTGACATCTTAATATCTCCAGAGAGAGCCATGCGGACCAGAATa TTTTTTCCTGAGGCCAATGAAGTTGAATTTGCAAGAAAATCAGCATTCGAAGGAGCGTCCTTCAAGTTGGACTATCTGACTAAGCCAtcatttttcgaggattttggTTTTACTGAGAAAGTGAAAATGACGGACCGTGTGAAGCCAGAAGATGAACTATTCTTGGCTGCATATCCATATTTTAATGTCTCCG AAATGCTTGTAGTCGAAGAGCTGTACAGAGAAGCTGTTGTGAACACTTCGAGAAAGCTAATTATTTTCAACGGAGAACTTGACCGAATAAGATCTGGGT attATCCATCTTTCTTCTACCCAAAGCTCGCTGCACTTTTGAAGACCCTGTTTCCAAGTATGGAGACTGTATACTACATTCACAATTTTAAAGGACGCTCTGGAGGGACTCTTTTCAG GTGCTACCCAGGTCCATGGAAAGTCTTCAGAAAAGTGAGGAATAGATACATTTGTTTGCATCAGCAGGAAGCTATGCCATCTCTCAAAGAAGTTGCCTTGGAAATTCTTCCATCGGCTTAA
- the LOC112177124 gene encoding scopoletin glucosyltransferase, whose product MANEIWIIPFFGQGHLLPLMELCKHLASRNFKAVFVISSNLSSSIPSSLRQYPLVEIAEISEAPPSDPSSPPQEPSSQPHHRHHGQMAVGLENLLSTRNESPDSVRPLCAVLDNMMSWNSEFFQKFEIPVVSFFTSGACSAAMEYALWKAHPIDVKPGETRLLPGLPEEMAVTVSDIKRESRRPPFPVGGGGPPGGPGAGFPPHGPPHGGPGPPRMGPPKAGDQPHWLEEVEQSIGVMINTCDELEHPFIEYVSNKIEKPVWGVGPMLPEQYWKSARSVLHDREVRTNRKSNFTEDEVNQWLDSKPRGSVLYVSFGSEVGPTKEEYEILAEALEASTRPFIWVVQVTAGRPPGPPPGPPGQSQPISEPKEAYFPHGLDTRVGKRGLIIHGWAPQLLILSHPSTGGFLSHCGWNSTVEAIGRGVPFLAWPIRGDQHSDAKLVASYLKVGYLISEDLSETIKKEDITRGIEKLLSDEEMKQRAVKLSAKFEHGFPTSSVAALDAFGDFLRHKNKASSH is encoded by the coding sequence ATGGCAAATGAGATATGGATCATTCCGTTTTTCGGTCAGGGCCATCTCTTGCCTTTAATGGAGCTCTGCAAGCACTTAGCCTCCAGAAACTTCAAAGCCGTTTTCGTCATCTCTTCCAACCTCTCCTCCTCCATACCCTCATCTCTCCGCCAATACCCACTCGTCGAAATCGCAGAGATTTCTGAAGCACCACCGTCTGATCCGTCGTCCCCGCCGCAGGAGCCGAGTTCTCAGCCGCATCACCGCCACCACGGCCAGATGGCAGTCGGGCTTGAGAACCTCCTCTCGACCCGAAACGAGAGTCCGGATTCGGTCCGACCCCTTTGTGCAGTTCTTGACAACATGATGAGCTGGAATTCTGAGTTTTTTCAAAAGTTTGAGATTCCGGTGGTCAGCTTTTTCACTTCCGGAGCTTGCTCCGCTGCCATGGAGTATGCCCTGTGGAAGGCCCACCCGATAGATGTCAAACCGGGCGAGACCCGTTTGCTACCGGGGTTACCCGAAGAGATGGCTGTGACGGTTTCGGATATTAAACGGGAGTCTCGTCGGCCACCATTCCCTGTTGGTGGAGGCGGCCCGCCAGGAGGTCCGGGAGCGGGCTTTCCTCCTCATGGACCACCACATGGTGGGCCTGGCCCGCCAAGAATGGGTCCGCCAAAGGCCGGTGACCAACCGCATTGGTTAGAGGAGGTCGAGCAATCTATTGGAGTGATGATCAACACGTGTGATGAGCTAGAGCATCCATTTATCGAATACGTCTCCAACAAGATTGAAAAACCCGTTTGGGGAGTGGGCCCGATGTTACCCGAGCAATATTGGAAATCGGCTCGTTCGGTTCTCCATGATCGCGAAGTTCGAACCAATCGGAAATCGAACTTCACCGAAGACGAGGTAAATCAATGGCTAGATTCAAAACCACGTGGATCGGTGCTATACGTTTCATTTGGAAGCGAGGTTGGTCCCACCAAAGAGGAGTACGAAATACTAGCCGAGGCATTGGAAGCGTCGACCCGGCCATTCATATGGGTGGTCCAAGTCACCGCAGGAAGACCCCCGGGTCCTCCTCCGGGTCCTCCCGGACAGTCACAACCCATATCAGAACCCAAAGAGGCCTATTTTCCACACGGGCTAGATACGCGGGTCGGAAAAAGAGGCTTGATCATACATGGGTGGGCCCCGCAGCTCTTGATACTGAGCCACCCATCAACGGGAGGATTCCTTTCGCACTGTGGGTGGAATTCAACTGTGGAGGCAATTGGGCGTGGAGTCCCATTCTTGGCGTGGCCAATCAGAGGGGACCAACACTCGGACGCTAAATTGGTAGCGAGCTATCTCAAAGTTGGGTATCTGATTTCTGAGGATTTATCAGAGACAATAAAGAAGGAGGATATAACAAGAGGGATTGAGAAGCTACTGAGTGATGAAGAGATGAAGCAACGAGCTGTGAAGCTTAGTGCTAAGTTTGAGCATGGATTTCCAACAAGTTCTGTCGCGGCTTTAGATGCCTTTGGAGACTTCCTCAGACACAAAAACAAAGCATCTTCTCATTGA